The genomic segment ACGCGTCGGCATCTGGGGGTCGAGCTATGGCGGCCTCATGACCCTGATGTCGCTGTTCAAGAAGCCCGGCTTCTACCGCGCCGGGGTCGCCGGCGCTCCCGCCACCAATGTCTGGCACGCCTATCCCGAGCAGGAATGGATTATGGGGCCGACGCACGGAGCGGACTACCCCAAGCGCTACGAGGATCAGTCCGCGCTCTTCCACACCGCCGGGCTGGAGGACGCGCTTATGATCATTCACGGCACGCGCGACGAAGTCGTGCTCTATGCCGATACGATGGCGCTGGTTGAACGCCTCACGGCCCAGGGCAAGTCGTTCGAGTTGGTGACGTTGCCGGGCACCGGCCACAGTTGGGCCAATCAGGACCGAACCTTGACCCGTTTCGCCTACGGCAAGTTGGCGGCGTTCTTCGAACGCGAACTCAAGGCCTGACGGTAGCTGGTCGCCGCCCCGCGGAGCGCAGGGGCGGCGACCTCTCACCTAGCGTGCCAGGCGGCTGGCCTGGCGCATGGCTGCGGCGGTGCGGTTGGCGCCCCGCATCAACTGCGTGCGCGCAAAGCCCACCGTCTCGGGCCCATGAGCGGCCAATTCGCCCGCGACCGAGAGCGCCGGCAACCCGGGGACCGGCAGCGCCGGATCATGGGTGAAACGCGGACCACGTGTGTAGTTGAGCGGCACGAGGATGCGGGCCAGGTCCTGGATCACGGCATTGGCGCGGTCTTCCTGGACCGAACCATCAGCGATGCCTGCATAGAACGTGTCGAGTGTCGCGGTCAGTTCGGCCAGCGCCGCGCTCACCTGATCGAGGAGCACGGCGTCGTCGCCGGCAGCCTTGCGGTATTTCTCGAGAGTTGCCGCGAACTCCCTGGTGGTCGCGCGCCAGTCGAAGGGCAGCACCGCCGCATTGGCCACAGCCATCACCGCGGCGAGGTACACCTTGATATCGCGGATGAGGATGTCGCGGTCGGCGATCTCCATCAGATCGTTCTCGGTGTGCCAGGCGATGTTCCCGCCGCAACCGCCGACGGTGTAGTAGTTCATCTCCTTGCGCTTCTCGACCGTCATGGTCGAGGAGAGCATGAAGAAGCTCGATAGGCCGATATTGTTGAACGAATAATCGCCTGCGCGCAGCGGGCGCTCGCCCTCGAAGGGCAGGTCGGCCACTTCGCGGATGACGCTGGTGCACAGGTCCGTCGCTTCGCTCATGCAGGCGACGTTTTCGTAGACATCGGCCCAGCGGCAGCCAGGGCTGTCGCAATTGACCTGGGCCACGCAGTTCTCGTCGAGATCGAGCGCGAAGGCGTCGGCGAACCAGGCCGAGCCGGCATAGCGTCCAGTCGAGTGACCGGGCCACCAGGCGATCCGCACCGAGCGGCGCAGGTTAGCGCGGTTGGCCCAGAGCACGCGGGCGATTTCAAGCAGCGCCGCGTCGCCCGTGGCGTTGTCGCCCACCCCGACGTCCCAGCTGTCATAGTGACCGGCCAACAGCACGAACTTTTCCGGCTCCACGGCGCCCGTAACGTTGACGACCGGCACCAGCGACTTGAACCATCCCTCTTCGAGGCGCGTGCGGATGGTGGCGCTGCCTCCGTCCTTGGCCAGCGCGATGAGCTTCTGGCCATCGGGATTGTTGACCACGGCTACCGGAATGGTGGGCTTGCGCGGCAGCCCGTCGAGGTCCGGCGTGCCCCAGATAGAGCTGCAGATGCCCCAGTGGCGGTCGACGCCGGGATTGACGGCGATGACGCCGATGGCGCCCTTCTCCTGGAATTCGAGCACCTTGTTGGGCGAGGCGAAGCCATCGGTCAGCACGATCTTGCCGCGGATGCGATTCTCGGCGGCGGCGGCCTCGTCGCGGTTCTTGTCGTAAAAGCTCGATACGGTCGCCGAGAGGTTCCCTGGCACATGTGCCAGCACCCCGGTTAGCCCTTCCGGGCAGCTCACCGAATAGGCCGGCGGCTTTGCGGCAAGCGTTTCCCCGCCGGCTTCGACCGAAGCTTCGTAGGGAATGGAGAGGTAGAGGTTGGCCTCCAGGAGCTCGACCGGCACGCCGACCTCCTTGAGGCGCCGGGCGATGTCGTGGGCTGAGGCCTCCACGTCTTCCGGCTTCCAGCGCGGCATGGTGGCGAAGGCCTCCACCAGAGACCAGGGCGCCTCTCCATTGACTTGATCGACCGCCTGCTTGATTGCCTTATCGAGCATCCCGTTCTCCACGTAGTATCATCTTCGCCTCATCCCCGAACGTGCGTTCAAGGTTGCGTCACGAAGCCACGATGCCCTATCAGTGATTGTACGACAATCCAGATTGTACGACAATTTTGCACTAGGCTTTGCGGGTCGCCATGGGTAGAGTTCGGCGGAATTCTGCGAGCGCCGATTTGCAGTTGCACGGTGCCGATGGGACCAAGGTACGATTTCGGGCGGAAACCGATGAATGACCTGCGCAAACTATTCGAGATAGACGCCGCGTCCGTCGCCGTTGAGGGCGAGGGGGAGCCGCAGGCGCGAAAGCTCGTGCGCGAGCGGGTGTTTGAGCAGGTTCGCAACGCTATTGTCGAGGGCCGTATCGCCCCGGGCACTCGCCTGACCGAGCGCGAACTCTGCGAAGCCTTCGGCATCAGCCGCACCGTGGTGCGCGAGATCGTGCGACGGCTCGAGGCGGAAAAGCTCGCCGACGTCATCGCCCATCGCGGCCTCACCGTGGCGACCCTCTCGCGCAAGCGCGTCGAAGAGATCTATGAGATCCGCACCGAACTGGAAGCCATTGCCGTGCGCAGCTTCCTCAAGGTGGCGACCGATGAGGACATCGAAGTCGCCCGCGAATACGGCGAGAAGCTTCTAGATGCCGGCCAGCGCGGCGACAAGGTCGGCATGGCCGAGATCATGTCGAGCTTCCTGCGCTTCATGGCCGAAACCGGCGACAACCGGATCGCCGGCGAAATCCTCGAACAATTGCGCACCCGCATCAACATGCTCCGCGTCCTCGCCATGGCCGAACCCGGCCAGCTCGAAACCGGCATGGAGGGCGTGCGGGCAATCATCGCGGGCATCGTCGCGCGCGATCTGGAAGCCTCGGAAAACGCGACGCGTGTCTATGTGCGCCGCTCCGGCGAAGCTGTGCTTCGCCACATGGATCGAGAGGGCTGAGCAGACCTGCCGCCCTTCATCCCAGTCCTGTTGATTTCTCTATACCTGGAAGGCCCTAGATGACACCGCATTCATCCGCCATGCCGGCTTCCCCGCCGGATGTCGCCCCGATCTGCGATCCGGTCACGCTCGAGATCATCCGCGGTGCGATCATGGCGACGCAGCGCGAGATGGAAGCGCTGATCGAGCGCACGGCCATCTCCGCGTTCATCCGTGAAAAGAAGGACTTCTACACCGCCCTCTTCGACGAGCGCGGCGTGATGGCCGTCGGCTCGATGGTTCCGATCTTCGGCGACCTGACCACGCCGGTCTTCGAGCATTTCCCGCGCGAGACCATGAAGCCGGGCGACCTCTATTGGTACAATGACTGCTATGGCTCCAAGGGCGCCGTGACGCACTCGAACGACCAGGTACTCCTCGCCCCCGTCTTCCACGAAGGGCGGCTGTGTGCCTTCGTGATGAGCTGGGCTCACTTCGCCGATATCGGCGGCCTGCACCCGGGCTCGATCAGCCCCGATGCCACCTCGATCTATCAGGAAGGCATCATCGTGCCGCCGACAAAGATGATCGACGCGGGCGTCGTTAACGAGGGCGCGCTGGCCATCTTCCACCGCAACTCGCGCTTCCCGGCCCAGAGCGAGGGCGACATGTCCGCGCTAGTCGCCGCCGTCAAGCTCGGCGTCACCCGCGTTGCCGAGATCGTTGCCCGTCATAGCCCCGACGTAGTTTCCGACGCGCTGGCGCAGCTTCTCGACCGCACCCGCACGCTGGTGCGTAAGCGCCTGGCCG from the Youhaiella tibetensis genome contains:
- a CDS encoding M28 family peptidase, with protein sequence MLDKAIKQAVDQVNGEAPWSLVEAFATMPRWKPEDVEASAHDIARRLKEVGVPVELLEANLYLSIPYEASVEAGGETLAAKPPAYSVSCPEGLTGVLAHVPGNLSATVSSFYDKNRDEAAAAENRIRGKIVLTDGFASPNKVLEFQEKGAIGVIAVNPGVDRHWGICSSIWGTPDLDGLPRKPTIPVAVVNNPDGQKLIALAKDGGSATIRTRLEEGWFKSLVPVVNVTGAVEPEKFVLLAGHYDSWDVGVGDNATGDAALLEIARVLWANRANLRRSVRIAWWPGHSTGRYAGSAWFADAFALDLDENCVAQVNCDSPGCRWADVYENVACMSEATDLCTSVIREVADLPFEGERPLRAGDYSFNNIGLSSFFMLSSTMTVEKRKEMNYYTVGGCGGNIAWHTENDLMEIADRDILIRDIKVYLAAVMAVANAAVLPFDWRATTREFAATLEKYRKAAGDDAVLLDQVSAALAELTATLDTFYAGIADGSVQEDRANAVIQDLARILVPLNYTRGPRFTHDPALPVPGLPALSVAGELAAHGPETVGFARTQLMRGANRTAAAMRQASRLAR
- a CDS encoding GntR family transcriptional regulator; the protein is MNDLRKLFEIDAASVAVEGEGEPQARKLVRERVFEQVRNAIVEGRIAPGTRLTERELCEAFGISRTVVREIVRRLEAEKLADVIAHRGLTVATLSRKRVEEIYEIRTELEAIAVRSFLKVATDEDIEVAREYGEKLLDAGQRGDKVGMAEIMSSFLRFMAETGDNRIAGEILEQLRTRINMLRVLAMAEPGQLETGMEGVRAIIAGIVARDLEASENATRVYVRRSGEAVLRHMDREG